TGCCTTCGCGCGCGCCGGTCAAGATTTCCTCCACGCCGAAACCGTAGAAGCGCATGAGCCAGTCGGCCTGGTAGAGCCGGTGCTCGCGCACCAGCGGCGGCGGGCCGGAGGGCAGCCAGGAGTCCGGGACCACGGGCATGAAGGCCGAGTAATAGACGCGCTTGAGCCCATAGGACTGGTACAGCCCGTCGCTGGCGCGCAGGATGGTTGCGTCGTCGCCGCGGTCCGCGCCAACAATCATCTGCGTGCCCTGGCCGCCGGGAGCGAAGCGCGGAGCACGCGGCTCGGCCCTGGATTCGGCGATGGCCTCGGCCATGCGGCCCATGGCCGCGTGCACGGGCGCCAGGCTCTTATCGGGAGCCAATCGACGCAGGCCGTCCTCGGTGGGCAGCTCCACGTTGGCCGACAGGCGGTCGGCGTACAGCCCGGCCAGGGCCACCAGTCGCGGATCACAGCCGGCGATTACCTTCAGATGGATGTAGCCGTAGAATCCGTGCTCCCTCCGCAAAGACCGCACCACGCGCAGCATGCGCTCCATGGTGGCGTCCGGGCTGCCGGAGATGCCGGAGCTGAGGAACAGTCCCTCGATGTAGTTGCGGCGATAGAACTCGATGGTCAGCCCGGCCAGCTCGTTCGGGGTAAAGGCG
This sequence is a window from Desulfocurvibacter africanus subsp. africanus DSM 2603. Protein-coding genes within it:
- a CDS encoding putative DNA modification/repair radical SAM protein gives rise to the protein MRTYGRMELRQKLSILADAAKYDASCASSGASPRASSGSSGLGATAPLGVCHSFTPDGRCISLLKVLLTNHCVYDCSYCVNRASNDTPRTAFTPNELAGLTIEFYRRNYIEGLFLSSGISGSPDATMERMLRVVRSLRREHGFYGYIHLKVIAGCDPRLVALAGLYADRLSANVELPTEDGLRRLAPDKSLAPVHAAMGRMAEAIAESRAEPRAPRFAPGGQGTQMIVGADRGDDATILRASDGLYQSYGLKRVYYSAFMPVVPDSWLPSGPPPLVREHRLYQADWLMRFYGFGVEEILTGAREGMLDPHLDPKLAWALAHRERFPVDVNRAGRAELLRVPGLGVRSVERILDARRQRSLRSSDMSRLRVPLSRVLPFVCLADHLPRDLDDPGLRRRFLPPPVQLSLFDQSERSEYA